The Pantoea vagans genome includes a window with the following:
- the ykgO gene encoding type B 50S ribosomal protein L36, whose translation MQVLSSLRSAKTRHKDCKVVRRKGRIYVICKTNPRFKAVQGRKKKR comes from the coding sequence ATGCAAGTATTAAGTTCATTACGGTCTGCCAAGACCCGCCACAAGGATTGCAAAGTCGTGCGCCGTAAAGGCCGCATTTACGTGATCTGCAAAACCAATCCGCGCTTTAAGGCGGTTCAGGGAAGAAAGAAAAAAAGGTAG
- the priC gene encoding primosomal replication protein PriC: MPQPPAQQRLLTLVDQLRQQIAQQRDGACRQPRFDAQLFRCKGTRLADYLLELEQNVAQLFAVDTDVARRQWLAEKVLDQIAALQRECQSQQLRTSRERPRVDPRQQKREEYLGYETRLLAMIQQREQHLAKAETLSVQQQLIREVEVLHERLARCRSALHKLELSSSTR, from the coding sequence ATGCCCCAACCGCCCGCACAACAGCGCTTACTTACCCTTGTCGATCAACTGCGCCAGCAGATTGCGCAGCAGCGCGATGGTGCATGCCGTCAGCCGCGTTTCGACGCACAGTTATTCCGGTGTAAAGGTACACGTTTAGCCGACTATCTTCTTGAGCTGGAACAAAATGTCGCGCAACTGTTCGCGGTGGACACTGATGTCGCCCGTCGCCAATGGCTGGCGGAGAAGGTGCTGGACCAGATTGCCGCGTTACAGCGTGAATGCCAAAGCCAACAGCTACGCACCTCACGAGAACGTCCACGCGTCGATCCGCGCCAGCAGAAGCGTGAAGAGTATCTGGGCTATGAAACCCGGCTGTTAGCGATGATTCAACAGCGCGAACAGCATCTGGCAAAAGCGGAGACGCTGAGCGTGCAGCAGCAACTGATCCGTGAAGTCGAAGTGCTGCACGAGCGTTTAGCGCGTTGTCGTTCGGCGCTACATAAACTGGAATTGTCATCCTCGACACGATAA
- a CDS encoding type B 50S ribosomal protein L31, with the protein MKPNIHPLYRPVVFHDTSVDEYFKIGSTIKTERTIEFEGEVLPYVTLDVSSKSHVHYTGKQKDLTKEGSAARFNKRFGSFLTRGN; encoded by the coding sequence ATGAAACCGAATATCCATCCGCTTTACCGCCCTGTGGTGTTCCATGACACCTCGGTAGACGAGTACTTCAAAATCGGCTCCACCATTAAAACCGAACGCACCATTGAGTTCGAAGGTGAAGTGCTGCCTTACGTGACGCTGGATGTCTCATCCAAGTCGCACGTTCATTACACCGGTAAGCAGAAAGATCTCACCAAAGAGGGCAGCGCTGCACGCTTCAATAAGCGTTTTGGTAGCTTCCTGACGCGCGGCAACTAA
- the acrR gene encoding multidrug efflux transporter transcriptional repressor AcrR, translating into MARKTKAQALETRHQILDAALAHFSEHGVAATSLADIATAAGVTRGAIYWHFKNKADLLHEIWLRCDAGLDDVELEYQTKYPGDPLSVIRSMLIYILEATAKDPQRRALMEIIFHKCEFVGEMSTLQDMRQSLLLECYDRIELVLRECIEVGQLPAGLNTLQSARLMCGYINGMMENWLFNPQAFDLAADAPQLVDAFIDMLRLSSTLSTPR; encoded by the coding sequence ATGGCACGAAAAACCAAAGCGCAAGCACTTGAAACTCGGCATCAAATTCTGGATGCCGCTTTAGCACACTTCTCTGAACACGGTGTGGCTGCCACATCCCTGGCAGATATCGCAACAGCGGCCGGCGTAACGCGCGGTGCTATTTACTGGCATTTTAAAAATAAAGCCGATCTCTTGCATGAAATCTGGCTGCGTTGTGACGCTGGGCTTGATGATGTGGAACTTGAGTATCAGACAAAATACCCGGGCGATCCACTTTCTGTTATCCGTTCGATGTTGATCTATATCCTTGAAGCCACAGCAAAGGATCCACAAAGACGCGCATTAATGGAGATTATCTTCCATAAATGTGAATTTGTTGGCGAAATGTCGACGTTACAGGATATGCGTCAAAGTTTACTGTTGGAGTGTTACGACCGAATTGAATTAGTGCTACGTGAATGTATTGAAGTCGGGCAGTTACCGGCCGGTCTGAATACGCTGCAGTCGGCTCGGCTGATGTGCGGATACATTAATGGCATGATGGAAAACTGGCTGTTCAACCCGCAGGCATTTGATTTGGCTGCGGATGCGCCGCAGCTGGTGGATGCCTTTATCGATATGCTGCGGTTGAGTTCAACGCTTTCAACTCCCCGTTGA
- the rsmS gene encoding pleiotropic regulatory protein RsmS, with product MSLETASDEIKLAVDLIQLLEENQVPTATVLAALAIVQRDYQQKLAAEN from the coding sequence ATGTCACTGGAAACAGCATCAGACGAGATCAAACTGGCGGTGGATTTAATTCAACTGCTGGAAGAGAACCAGGTGCCAACCGCTACCGTGCTGGCGGCTCTGGCGATTGTACAGCGTGATTATCAACAGAAGCTGGCAGCAGAAAATTAA
- a CDS encoding DUF454 family protein has translation MQRILLISLGWLAIVLGMLGIVLPLLPTTPFVLLAAWCFARSSPRFHHWLLWRSPFGRYIRHWQQHRAMPPGAKGRAMLLIIVTFAVSIYVVNMLWVRIMLGVMLCALLLFMWRIPVVAENADTRE, from the coding sequence ATGCAGCGAATTTTACTCATCAGCCTCGGTTGGCTAGCGATTGTGCTGGGTATGCTGGGCATTGTATTACCTTTACTGCCCACCACGCCATTTGTGTTGCTGGCGGCATGGTGTTTTGCCCGTTCCTCGCCGCGCTTTCATCACTGGCTGCTGTGGCGCTCACCGTTTGGCCGTTACATTCGCCACTGGCAACAGCATCGCGCGATGCCGCCGGGCGCGAAAGGCCGCGCCATGTTGCTGATTATCGTCACCTTTGCCGTCTCTATCTATGTCGTCAACATGTTGTGGGTGCGGATTATGCTCGGTGTCATGTTGTGCGCGCTGTTACTGTTTATGTGGCGCATTCCGGTAGTGGCAGAAAATGCTGACACGCGCGAATAA
- the apt gene encoding adenine phosphoribosyltransferase translates to MTATAQQLELIKNSIKSIPDYPKPGILFRDVTSLMEDPQAYAASIAILVERYRDKGITKVVGTEARGFLFGAPVALGLGVGFVPVRKPGKLPRETFSESYELEYGSDALELHKDAIKPGDVVLVVDDLLATGGTLEATVKLIRRAGGEVKDAAFVINLFDLSGEARLTAMGIDCFSLVNFPGH, encoded by the coding sequence ATGACCGCAACTGCTCAGCAGCTTGAACTCATCAAAAACAGCATCAAAAGCATTCCTGACTACCCTAAGCCGGGCATCCTGTTCCGCGACGTCACCAGTTTGATGGAAGACCCTCAGGCGTATGCCGCGTCGATCGCCATCCTGGTTGAGCGCTATCGCGACAAAGGCATCACTAAAGTGGTGGGTACGGAAGCGCGTGGCTTCCTGTTTGGTGCACCTGTCGCGTTAGGTTTAGGCGTGGGTTTTGTGCCGGTACGTAAGCCAGGCAAACTGCCGCGTGAGACCTTCAGTGAAAGCTATGAGCTGGAGTACGGCTCTGATGCGCTTGAGTTGCATAAAGATGCGATCAAGCCAGGTGATGTGGTGCTGGTGGTTGACGATCTGCTGGCGACCGGCGGTACGCTGGAAGCCACGGTTAAGCTGATCCGCCGTGCCGGTGGTGAAGTGAAAGATGCCGCCTTCGTGATCAATTTGTTCGATCTGAGCGGTGAAGCACGCCTGACGGCGATGGGTATCGACTGCTTCAGCCTCGTGAATTTCCCCGGTCACTAA
- a CDS encoding multidrug efflux RND transporter permease subunit AcrB, with protein MAKFFIDRPIFAWVLAIIIMLAGTLAIINLPIEQYPNVAPPAVEIQATYPGADAKTLQDSVTQVIEQNMNGIDGLMYMASSSDSSGTLTLTLTFQSGTDADIAQVQVQNKLQLAMPLLPQEVQQQGIQVKKSSSSFLMVAGFVSDNDNMTQNDISDYVASNIKDPISRTPGVGDTQVFGAQYAMRIWLDPHKLNNYQLTPVDVISALQTQNTQIAAGQLGGTPPVPGQQLNASIIAQTRLTSTDEFGNILLKVNQDGSQVRLRDVAKIELGGENYEIIARYNGKPASGIGIKLATGANALDTAKAVKDELGKLQPFFPAGMKTVYPYDTTPFVKISIFEVVKTLFEAIVLVFLVMYLFLQNFRATLIPTIAVPVVLLGTFAIISAFGYSINTLTMFGMVLAIGLLVDDAIVVVENVERVMVEEGLPPKEATKRSMEQIQGALVGIALVLSAVFIPMAFFGGSTGVIYRQFSITIVSAMALSVLVALILTPALCATMLKPVKKGDHGKTTGFFGWFNRLFDKSTNHYVDSVGHIVRSTGRYLVIYLVIVVGMAYLFLKLPTSFLPEEDQGLLLAQAQLPAGATQERTQKVLDQVTDYFLNKEKDSVNSVFTVNGFGFAGRGQNTGIAFVSLKPWDERGDASLKVPAIAGRAMKALGQIKDAMVFPFNLPAIIELGNATGFDFMLTDQGNLGHEKLTAARNQLFGMIAQHPDTLVGVRPNGMEDTPQYKLIIDQEKAQALGVSLSDINTTLGAGWGGSYVNDFIDRGRVKKVYVMGQADSRMLPDDISKWFVRNSSGTMVPFSAFSSAKWQYGSPRLERYNGLPSMEILGQAAPGKSSGDAMNLMEELAGKLPAGIGYDWTGMSYQERLSGNQAPALYAISLIVVFLCLAALYESWSIPFSVMLVVPLGVVGALIFTTLRGLSNDVYFVVGLLTTIGLSAKNAILIVEFAKDLMEKEGKGLVESTLEAARMRLRPILMTSLAFILGVLPLAISTGAGSGAQNAVGTGVMGGMVTATALAIFFVPVFFVVVRRRFGKNKADIEQGHPVEHKH; from the coding sequence ATGGCTAAGTTCTTTATTGATCGCCCCATTTTTGCCTGGGTGCTCGCCATCATCATCATGCTGGCGGGTACTTTAGCCATTATCAACTTGCCGATTGAGCAATATCCCAATGTTGCGCCACCGGCAGTTGAAATTCAGGCGACTTATCCGGGTGCGGATGCGAAAACGCTGCAGGATTCGGTAACCCAGGTTATCGAACAAAACATGAACGGCATCGATGGCCTGATGTACATGGCGTCGAGCAGTGACTCGTCAGGTACCCTGACGCTGACGTTGACGTTCCAGTCGGGCACTGATGCCGATATCGCGCAGGTTCAGGTGCAGAACAAACTGCAACTGGCGATGCCGTTACTGCCGCAAGAAGTTCAGCAACAGGGGATTCAGGTAAAAAAATCCTCTAGCAGCTTCTTGATGGTGGCCGGTTTTGTTAGCGATAACGACAACATGACGCAGAATGACATCTCTGACTATGTTGCCTCTAACATCAAAGACCCGATCAGCCGTACGCCTGGCGTCGGTGATACTCAGGTATTTGGTGCGCAATATGCGATGCGTATCTGGCTTGATCCGCACAAGCTGAATAACTATCAACTGACACCGGTTGATGTCATCAGTGCGTTGCAGACCCAGAACACCCAGATTGCTGCAGGCCAGTTAGGTGGTACGCCGCCGGTTCCGGGCCAGCAGTTGAACGCCTCGATCATTGCGCAGACACGTCTGACATCCACGGATGAGTTCGGTAATATCTTGCTGAAGGTTAATCAGGATGGCTCACAGGTGCGCCTGCGTGACGTCGCGAAGATCGAACTAGGTGGTGAAAACTACGAGATCATCGCACGTTACAACGGTAAACCCGCATCCGGTATCGGTATTAAGCTGGCCACCGGTGCTAACGCGCTGGATACCGCCAAAGCAGTGAAAGATGAGCTGGGTAAACTGCAGCCCTTCTTCCCTGCCGGTATGAAAACCGTTTATCCGTATGACACCACGCCATTTGTGAAGATCTCCATCTTTGAAGTGGTGAAAACGCTGTTTGAAGCAATCGTGCTGGTGTTCCTGGTGATGTATCTGTTCCTGCAGAACTTCCGCGCGACCTTGATTCCAACCATCGCCGTGCCGGTCGTTCTGTTGGGTACGTTTGCCATCATCAGCGCCTTCGGTTACTCGATAAACACCCTGACGATGTTCGGGATGGTGCTCGCCATCGGCTTGCTGGTGGATGATGCCATCGTGGTGGTCGAGAACGTTGAGCGCGTAATGGTCGAAGAGGGCTTACCGCCTAAAGAAGCCACCAAGCGTTCGATGGAGCAGATTCAGGGTGCATTGGTCGGTATCGCCTTGGTGCTGTCAGCGGTATTTATCCCGATGGCCTTCTTCGGCGGTTCAACCGGTGTTATCTATCGCCAGTTCTCAATCACTATCGTTTCGGCCATGGCGCTGTCAGTCCTGGTGGCGTTGATTCTGACGCCAGCACTCTGTGCCACCATGCTGAAACCGGTTAAGAAAGGCGATCACGGTAAAACCACCGGTTTCTTCGGCTGGTTTAACCGTCTGTTCGATAAGAGCACCAACCACTATGTTGATAGCGTAGGTCATATCGTTCGCAGCACCGGTCGCTATCTGGTGATCTATCTGGTGATCGTGGTCGGTATGGCGTACCTGTTCCTGAAACTGCCCACCTCGTTCCTGCCGGAAGAGGATCAGGGTCTGTTACTGGCACAGGCGCAGTTGCCTGCTGGTGCGACGCAGGAACGTACCCAGAAAGTGCTGGATCAGGTCACGGATTACTTCCTGAACAAAGAGAAAGACAGCGTTAACTCGGTGTTTACCGTTAACGGCTTCGGCTTTGCCGGTCGTGGTCAAAACACCGGTATTGCGTTCGTCAGCCTCAAGCCTTGGGATGAGCGTGGTGACGCCAGTCTGAAAGTGCCTGCGATTGCGGGACGTGCAATGAAAGCGCTGGGTCAGATTAAAGATGCGATGGTCTTCCCGTTCAACCTGCCAGCGATTATCGAACTGGGTAACGCCACCGGCTTCGACTTTATGCTGACTGACCAGGGTAACCTGGGGCACGAGAAGTTGACCGCCGCGCGTAACCAGTTGTTTGGCATGATTGCCCAACATCCGGATACGTTGGTGGGCGTGCGTCCGAACGGTATGGAAGATACCCCACAGTACAAACTGATTATCGATCAGGAAAAAGCACAGGCATTAGGTGTGTCGCTGTCTGACATCAACACCACGCTGGGCGCCGGTTGGGGTGGTTCTTACGTTAACGACTTTATCGACCGCGGTCGTGTGAAGAAAGTGTACGTGATGGGCCAAGCCGACTCGCGCATGCTGCCAGACGACATCAGCAAATGGTTCGTGCGCAACAGCTCAGGCACCATGGTGCCGTTCTCCGCCTTCTCTTCGGCGAAGTGGCAGTACGGTTCGCCACGTCTGGAGCGCTATAACGGCTTGCCATCAATGGAAATCCTCGGCCAGGCTGCACCAGGCAAGAGTTCCGGTGATGCCATGAACCTGATGGAAGAGCTGGCAGGTAAACTGCCTGCCGGAATTGGCTATGACTGGACCGGTATGTCCTATCAGGAACGTCTGTCCGGTAACCAGGCCCCTGCCCTGTATGCGATCTCGCTGATTGTGGTGTTCCTGTGTCTGGCGGCGCTGTATGAGAGCTGGTCGATTCCGTTCTCGGTTATGCTGGTGGTACCGCTCGGTGTGGTCGGTGCGTTGATCTTCACCACCTTGCGCGGACTCAGTAACGACGTCTACTTCGTGGTGGGGCTGTTAACCACTATCGGCTTGTCGGCGAAGAACGCCATCCTGATCGTTGAATTCGCTAAGGATTTGATGGAGAAGGAAGGGAAAGGATTGGTGGAGTCAACGCTGGAAGCCGCGCGTATGCGTCTGCGTCCAATTCTGATGACCTCACTTGCCTTTATCCTAGGTGTACTGCCGCTGGCGATCAGCACCGGTGCCGGTTCTGGCGCACAGAACGCCGTCGGTACCGGCGTAATGGGCGGTATGGTCACGGCAACAGCATTGGCCATCTTCTTCGTTCCGGTGTTCTTCGTGGTGGTGCGTCGCCGCTTCGGTAAGAACAAAGCGGATATCGAACAAGGCCATCCGGTCGAACACAAGCACTAA
- the dnaX gene encoding DNA polymerase III subunit gamma/tau: MSYQVLARKWRPQAFADVVGQEHVLTALANGLSLGRIHHAYLFSGTRGVGKTSIARLLAKGLNCETGITSTPCGQCDNCREIEQGRFVDLIEIDAASRTKVEDTRDLLDNVQYAPARGRFKVYLIDEVHMLSRHSFNALLKTLEEPPSHVKFLLATTDPQKLPVTILSRCLQFHLKALDVEQIQQQLAHVLQQEQIAAEPRALHLLARAADGSMRDALSLTDQAIAMGQGSVTRETVAQMLGTLDDEQPLALIEALVDGQGEQVMALLNQAASRGVEWEALLVEMLRLLHRVAMVQLLPSSLGEDDLNQAQRLRDLARVLPPADVQLYYQTLLMGRKDLPLAPDRRLGVEMTLLRALAFHPQATIAEPVARPSLIPQAAPQAPVAPSAQAAKAAPAAQPQMAPPVHDAPPMADDYPDMPPAPEHLSDSTNQLLQARTQLLRQGAGKAKKSEPAARSARPANPALERLASVTERVQQRATEPAVKTPAKPEAYRWKAQQTVEVKAEPIATPKALRSALEHEKTPELALRLAEEAQQRDAWAAEIAALTLPKLVQQVALNAWKEVGETSVTLHLRSSQRHLNSASARQALAEALSQSAGQTVELTIVEDDNPAVLTPLEWRQAIYEEKLVQARQSIESDTHIQTLRRFFDADLDEESIRPV, translated from the coding sequence ATGAGCTATCAGGTACTTGCGCGAAAATGGCGTCCCCAGGCTTTCGCTGACGTAGTCGGTCAGGAACATGTGCTGACTGCGCTGGCCAACGGGCTGTCACTGGGACGAATCCATCATGCTTATCTCTTTTCCGGTACTCGCGGCGTAGGGAAGACCTCGATCGCGCGTCTGCTGGCGAAAGGCCTTAACTGCGAAACCGGCATTACCTCCACGCCTTGTGGTCAATGCGACAACTGCCGTGAAATCGAGCAGGGTCGTTTTGTCGATCTGATTGAGATCGACGCCGCTTCACGCACCAAAGTCGAAGACACGCGCGATCTGCTGGATAACGTGCAGTACGCACCGGCGCGTGGGCGTTTCAAGGTTTACCTGATCGATGAAGTGCACATGCTATCGCGTCACAGCTTCAACGCACTGTTGAAAACGCTGGAAGAGCCGCCTTCGCACGTTAAATTCCTGCTGGCGACTACCGATCCGCAAAAGCTGCCGGTTACTATTCTGTCGCGCTGCCTGCAATTCCATCTGAAAGCGCTGGATGTTGAACAAATTCAGCAGCAGTTGGCGCACGTGTTGCAGCAGGAGCAGATTGCCGCCGAACCGCGCGCACTGCATCTGCTGGCGCGGGCTGCAGACGGCAGTATGCGTGATGCGCTCAGTCTGACCGACCAGGCGATTGCCATGGGGCAGGGCAGCGTCACGCGTGAAACCGTGGCGCAGATGCTGGGCACGCTGGATGATGAGCAGCCGCTGGCGTTAATTGAAGCCTTAGTCGATGGACAGGGCGAGCAAGTGATGGCGCTACTGAACCAGGCGGCCTCGCGTGGCGTGGAGTGGGAAGCGCTGCTGGTGGAGATGCTACGTCTGCTGCACCGCGTGGCGATGGTGCAACTTTTGCCCAGTTCGCTGGGCGAAGATGACCTTAATCAGGCACAGCGCCTGCGCGACTTAGCCCGCGTCTTACCGCCGGCCGATGTTCAGCTCTATTACCAGACCCTGCTGATGGGACGTAAAGACCTGCCGCTGGCGCCGGATCGTCGTTTAGGCGTCGAGATGACGCTGCTGCGTGCGCTGGCTTTCCACCCACAGGCCACCATTGCCGAACCGGTCGCCCGCCCCAGCTTGATTCCGCAGGCCGCGCCACAAGCGCCCGTTGCGCCATCGGCTCAGGCCGCGAAAGCCGCCCCTGCTGCACAGCCGCAGATGGCACCGCCTGTGCACGATGCGCCACCCATGGCCGATGACTACCCGGATATGCCTCCGGCACCCGAACATTTGTCTGACTCCACCAATCAGCTACTTCAGGCGCGAACGCAGCTGCTGCGTCAGGGAGCCGGCAAAGCAAAAAAGAGTGAGCCGGCAGCGCGTTCCGCGCGGCCGGCGAATCCGGCGCTGGAACGTCTCGCCAGTGTCACTGAACGTGTGCAGCAGCGCGCTACAGAACCGGCAGTGAAAACCCCGGCTAAACCGGAAGCGTATCGCTGGAAAGCGCAGCAGACTGTAGAGGTCAAGGCGGAACCCATCGCCACGCCAAAAGCCTTGCGTTCCGCGCTGGAGCATGAGAAAACGCCTGAGCTGGCGCTGCGTCTGGCAGAAGAAGCCCAGCAGCGCGATGCCTGGGCAGCAGAAATTGCCGCACTGACGCTGCCCAAACTGGTGCAGCAAGTGGCGTTAAATGCGTGGAAGGAAGTGGGCGAAACCAGCGTCACACTGCATCTGCGCAGCAGTCAGCGCCATCTGAATTCGGCGTCTGCCAGGCAGGCGCTGGCCGAGGCGCTCAGTCAGTCAGCCGGTCAAACGGTTGAACTGACCATCGTTGAAGACGATAATCCCGCGGTATTGACGCCACTGGAATGGCGTCAGGCCATTTATGAAGAGAAGCTGGTGCAGGCGCGCCAGTCGATCGAAAGCGATACTCATATTCAGACCCTGCGTCGATTCTTCGATGCCGATCTGGATGAAGAGAGTATTCGACCCGTTTGA
- a CDS encoding efflux RND transporter periplasmic adaptor subunit, with protein MNKNRGLAPLAAVLMLSGSFVLTGCDDNKSQQAAQQQPPEVGVVTLKNEPLKITTELPGRTSAFRVAEVRPQVSGIILKRNFEEGTDIKAGVSLYQIDPATYQAAYDSAKGDLAQAQANAHVAQLTIKRYKPLLGTKYISQQDYDTAAATAAQTAAAVQAAQANVETARINLAYTKVTSPISGRIGKSSVTEGALVSSGQTTALATVQQLDPMYVDVTQSSDDFLRLRAELEAGQLKQNDGKANVTLLMQNGSAYTQPGTLEFSDVTVDETTGSITLRAIFPNPDHRLLPGMFVRARLDEGTNPSALLVPQQGVTRTPTGQATAMVVGADNKVEVRNITANQAFGDKWLVTDGLKEGDRVITVGLQRAKPGAQVTPQEVKDDAKAAPETQSAKSSS; from the coding sequence ATGAATAAAAACAGAGGATTAGCCCCTCTGGCGGCCGTCCTGATGCTTTCAGGCAGCTTTGTGTTAACAGGATGTGATGATAATAAATCCCAGCAAGCCGCCCAGCAGCAGCCCCCAGAAGTGGGTGTTGTGACGTTAAAAAACGAGCCCTTGAAGATCACTACCGAATTGCCTGGCCGTACGTCGGCTTTCCGAGTGGCAGAAGTGCGCCCTCAGGTCTCAGGCATTATTCTGAAGCGTAATTTTGAGGAAGGTACGGATATCAAAGCAGGCGTTTCCCTGTATCAGATCGATCCCGCTACCTATCAGGCCGCTTACGACAGCGCGAAAGGCGATTTAGCACAGGCACAAGCCAATGCACACGTCGCGCAGTTGACCATCAAACGTTATAAGCCGCTGCTGGGTACCAAGTACATCAGCCAGCAGGATTATGACACCGCCGCCGCAACCGCTGCACAGACCGCCGCAGCTGTTCAGGCTGCACAAGCAAACGTTGAGACCGCGCGCATCAATCTGGCCTATACCAAAGTGACCTCGCCTATCAGCGGACGCATTGGTAAGTCTTCAGTCACTGAAGGTGCTTTAGTTTCCAGCGGACAAACCACCGCCCTGGCGACCGTGCAACAGCTTGATCCGATGTATGTCGATGTGACCCAATCCAGTGATGATTTCCTGCGTTTGCGCGCAGAACTGGAAGCCGGTCAGCTGAAACAGAATGACGGCAAAGCCAACGTCACGCTGCTGATGCAAAACGGTAGCGCATACACGCAGCCTGGCACATTGGAATTCTCTGATGTGACTGTGGATGAAACCACTGGCTCGATCACTCTGCGTGCCATCTTCCCGAACCCGGACCACCGCCTGCTGCCAGGGATGTTTGTGCGTGCGCGTCTGGATGAAGGTACCAACCCAAGCGCACTGCTGGTTCCGCAACAAGGTGTGACTCGCACCCCAACCGGTCAGGCAACAGCGATGGTCGTGGGTGCAGATAACAAAGTTGAAGTGCGTAATATTACGGCGAATCAGGCATTTGGTGACAAATGGCTGGTGACGGATGGCCTGAAAGAAGGCGATCGCGTGATCACCGTCGGTCTTCAGCGTGCCAAGCCAGGTGCGCAGGTGACACCACAAGAAGTCAAAGATGATGCCAAAGCAGCACCGGAAACACAGTCTGCTAAATCATCGTCCTAA
- a CDS encoding metal ABC transporter substrate-binding protein: protein MKKLTLSLAIGTLFISPLTMAKTVDVVASFTVLADIVKQVGGEHVNVKSLVGPNGDPHTFEPTPQDSQALSKANVVFVSGLGMEGWMDRLISASGYKGTIVVASNGVNTRKMEEDGKTVTDPHAWNSMQNGVIYATNVMNALIKADPEDAADIRKSGESYIQQLQKLDSWAKSEFASVPKSKRKVLTSHDAFGYFGQRYGVSFMAPVGFSTEAEASASDVASIIKQLKAEHINTYFMENQTDPRLVKQIASETGAQPGGELYPEALSEANGPAATYVDAFKHNVETIAKSMK from the coding sequence ATGAAAAAGTTAACGTTAAGCCTGGCCATTGGCACCCTGTTTATCAGCCCATTGACCATGGCGAAAACGGTCGATGTAGTGGCGAGTTTCACCGTGCTGGCAGATATCGTCAAGCAGGTGGGTGGCGAACATGTCAACGTGAAGTCACTGGTGGGCCCGAACGGCGATCCGCATACCTTTGAACCGACACCGCAAGACAGCCAGGCGTTGTCCAAAGCTAACGTGGTGTTTGTCAGTGGCCTCGGCATGGAAGGCTGGATGGATCGTCTGATCAGCGCGTCAGGTTATAAAGGCACCATCGTCGTGGCATCAAACGGCGTGAACACGCGCAAAATGGAAGAAGACGGCAAAACCGTTACCGATCCTCACGCGTGGAACAGCATGCAGAATGGCGTGATCTACGCGACCAACGTCATGAACGCACTGATTAAAGCCGACCCAGAAGATGCGGCTGATATCCGTAAAAGTGGTGAAAGCTATATTCAACAGCTGCAGAAGCTGGATAGCTGGGCGAAAAGCGAGTTTGCTTCCGTACCAAAAAGCAAACGTAAAGTCCTGACCAGCCACGATGCCTTTGGATACTTTGGTCAGCGCTATGGCGTGAGCTTTATGGCACCGGTTGGTTTCTCAACGGAAGCAGAAGCCAGCGCCAGCGATGTGGCTTCGATCATCAAACAGTTGAAAGCAGAGCACATCAATACCTACTTCATGGAGAATCAGACTGACCCACGTCTGGTGAAACAGATTGCCAGTGAGACTGGCGCACAACCGGGTGGTGAGCTGTATCCAGAAGCGCTGTCCGAAGCAAATGGTCCAGCGGCAACCTATGTTGATGCGTTCAAACATAACGTTGAAACCATTGCCAAAAGCATGAAGTAA
- a CDS encoding GlsB/YeaQ/YmgE family stress response membrane protein, with translation MTLIFWVAIGIAAGGLKRMMFPGRPGGFVPTLVLAVIGALIGGYIATYFTTGDLGTLHPAGFAVALIGSILMLLVAAKLRI, from the coding sequence ATGACGCTTATCTTCTGGGTTGCGATTGGCATTGCCGCAGGCGGGTTAAAACGCATGATGTTTCCCGGTCGACCAGGCGGCTTTGTGCCGACGCTGGTGCTGGCGGTGATTGGCGCACTTATCGGTGGTTATATAGCGACTTACTTTACCACCGGCGATCTGGGCACCCTGCATCCTGCGGGCTTTGCTGTGGCGCTGATTGGGTCAATATTGATGCTGCTGGTGGCGGCAAAATTACGCATTTAG